A window of the Scleropages formosus chromosome 21, fSclFor1.1, whole genome shotgun sequence genome harbors these coding sequences:
- the LOC108920769 gene encoding bisphosphoglycerate mutase-like isoform X1 gives MSRPFGSNRLPIGQFSVSVNLSTAVLPYVPVICHLRKQLRSESCAPRFDSLRSMTKHKLFLLRHGEGAWNKENRFCSWVDQRLSEAGVTEAQECGRLLKERGYEFDIIFTSILSRSVQTAWLVMEAMGQEWVPVVKSWRLNERHYGALIGLNRAEMALNHGEERVKVWRRSYDVTPPPIDESHPYFNEIYSDRRYVTCDIPKEELPRAESLKEVLERLLPYWNDVISPQIKQGKTVLISAHGNSCRALLKHLEGVSDADIADVTLPTGVPVLLELDDNLRPLKARQLLGDPAKIQAAIKKVEDQGKATVNTK, from the exons ATGTCCCGCCCCTTCGGCAGCAATCGGCTTCCGATTGGTCAGTTCAGTGTGTCAGTCAATCTGAGCACCGCGGTACTTCCTTATGTCCCGGTCATCTGTCACTTAAGGAAACAGTTGAGAAGTGAGAG CTGCGCCCCCAGGTTCGACTCTTTGCGCAGCATGACGAAGCACAAGCTCTTCCTGCTGAGGCACGGGGAAGGAGCCTGGAACAAGGAGAACCGTTTCTGCAGCTGGGTGGACCAGCGGTTGAGCGAGGCCGGGGTCACGGAGGCGCAGGAGTGCGGGCGTCTCCTCAAGGAGCGCGGCTACGAGTTTGACATCATCTTCACCTCCATCCTGAGCCGCTCCGTGCAGACGGCCTGGCTGGTGATGGAGGCCATGGGCCAGGAGTGGGTGCCTGTGGTCAAGTCCTGGCGGCTCAACGAAAGGCACTACGGAGCCCTGATCGGGCTGAACCGCGCCGAAATGGCCCTGAACCACGGTGAGGAACGGGTGAAGGTTTGGCGGAGGAGCTACGATGTGACACCGCCACCCATTGATGAGTCCCATCCCTATTTCAATGAAATCTACAGCGACCGCAGGTACGTCACCTGTGATATACCCAAAGAGGAACTCCCACGGGCAGAGAGCCTGAAGGAGGTTCTGGAGCGGCTCTTACCCTACTGGAACGATGTCATCTCACCACAGATCAAGCAGGGAAAGACGGTATTGATTTCTGCTCATGGAAACAGCTGTAGGGCTCTTCTGAAGCACCTTGAAG GGGTTTCAGATGCTGACATCGCCGACGTCACTTTGCCCACGGGCGTCCCGGTTCTCCTCGAGCTGGATGACAACTTGCGCCCTCTGAAAGCAAGGCAGCTCCTAGGAGACCCGGCCAAGATTCAGGCAGCTATCAAAAAAGTGGAGGACCAGGGAAAGGCTACAGTCAACACCAAATAG
- the LOC108920769 gene encoding bisphosphoglycerate mutase-like isoform X2 yields MSRPFGSNRLPIGQFSVSVNLSTAVLPYVPVICHLRKQLRSERFDSLRSMTKHKLFLLRHGEGAWNKENRFCSWVDQRLSEAGVTEAQECGRLLKERGYEFDIIFTSILSRSVQTAWLVMEAMGQEWVPVVKSWRLNERHYGALIGLNRAEMALNHGEERVKVWRRSYDVTPPPIDESHPYFNEIYSDRRYVTCDIPKEELPRAESLKEVLERLLPYWNDVISPQIKQGKTVLISAHGNSCRALLKHLEGVSDADIADVTLPTGVPVLLELDDNLRPLKARQLLGDPAKIQAAIKKVEDQGKATVNTK; encoded by the exons ATGTCCCGCCCCTTCGGCAGCAATCGGCTTCCGATTGGTCAGTTCAGTGTGTCAGTCAATCTGAGCACCGCGGTACTTCCTTATGTCCCGGTCATCTGTCACTTAAGGAAACAGTTGAGAAGTGAGAG GTTCGACTCTTTGCGCAGCATGACGAAGCACAAGCTCTTCCTGCTGAGGCACGGGGAAGGAGCCTGGAACAAGGAGAACCGTTTCTGCAGCTGGGTGGACCAGCGGTTGAGCGAGGCCGGGGTCACGGAGGCGCAGGAGTGCGGGCGTCTCCTCAAGGAGCGCGGCTACGAGTTTGACATCATCTTCACCTCCATCCTGAGCCGCTCCGTGCAGACGGCCTGGCTGGTGATGGAGGCCATGGGCCAGGAGTGGGTGCCTGTGGTCAAGTCCTGGCGGCTCAACGAAAGGCACTACGGAGCCCTGATCGGGCTGAACCGCGCCGAAATGGCCCTGAACCACGGTGAGGAACGGGTGAAGGTTTGGCGGAGGAGCTACGATGTGACACCGCCACCCATTGATGAGTCCCATCCCTATTTCAATGAAATCTACAGCGACCGCAGGTACGTCACCTGTGATATACCCAAAGAGGAACTCCCACGGGCAGAGAGCCTGAAGGAGGTTCTGGAGCGGCTCTTACCCTACTGGAACGATGTCATCTCACCACAGATCAAGCAGGGAAAGACGGTATTGATTTCTGCTCATGGAAACAGCTGTAGGGCTCTTCTGAAGCACCTTGAAG GGGTTTCAGATGCTGACATCGCCGACGTCACTTTGCCCACGGGCGTCCCGGTTCTCCTCGAGCTGGATGACAACTTGCGCCCTCTGAAAGCAAGGCAGCTCCTAGGAGACCCGGCCAAGATTCAGGCAGCTATCAAAAAAGTGGAGGACCAGGGAAAGGCTACAGTCAACACCAAATAG
- the LOC108920769 gene encoding bisphosphoglycerate mutase-like isoform X3: MTKHKLFLLRHGEGAWNKENRFCSWVDQRLSEAGVTEAQECGRLLKERGYEFDIIFTSILSRSVQTAWLVMEAMGQEWVPVVKSWRLNERHYGALIGLNRAEMALNHGEERVKVWRRSYDVTPPPIDESHPYFNEIYSDRRYVTCDIPKEELPRAESLKEVLERLLPYWNDVISPQIKQGKTVLISAHGNSCRALLKHLEGVSDADIADVTLPTGVPVLLELDDNLRPLKARQLLGDPAKIQAAIKKVEDQGKATVNTK, from the exons ATGACGAAGCACAAGCTCTTCCTGCTGAGGCACGGGGAAGGAGCCTGGAACAAGGAGAACCGTTTCTGCAGCTGGGTGGACCAGCGGTTGAGCGAGGCCGGGGTCACGGAGGCGCAGGAGTGCGGGCGTCTCCTCAAGGAGCGCGGCTACGAGTTTGACATCATCTTCACCTCCATCCTGAGCCGCTCCGTGCAGACGGCCTGGCTGGTGATGGAGGCCATGGGCCAGGAGTGGGTGCCTGTGGTCAAGTCCTGGCGGCTCAACGAAAGGCACTACGGAGCCCTGATCGGGCTGAACCGCGCCGAAATGGCCCTGAACCACGGTGAGGAACGGGTGAAGGTTTGGCGGAGGAGCTACGATGTGACACCGCCACCCATTGATGAGTCCCATCCCTATTTCAATGAAATCTACAGCGACCGCAGGTACGTCACCTGTGATATACCCAAAGAGGAACTCCCACGGGCAGAGAGCCTGAAGGAGGTTCTGGAGCGGCTCTTACCCTACTGGAACGATGTCATCTCACCACAGATCAAGCAGGGAAAGACGGTATTGATTTCTGCTCATGGAAACAGCTGTAGGGCTCTTCTGAAGCACCTTGAAG GGGTTTCAGATGCTGACATCGCCGACGTCACTTTGCCCACGGGCGTCCCGGTTCTCCTCGAGCTGGATGACAACTTGCGCCCTCTGAAAGCAAGGCAGCTCCTAGGAGACCCGGCCAAGATTCAGGCAGCTATCAAAAAAGTGGAGGACCAGGGAAAGGCTACAGTCAACACCAAATAG